Within Leptospirillum ferriphilum, the genomic segment AGCTTGCTTGTATGCAATCCCGCCCGCAACAACTGGTCGATGAATTTCCCGACAAAAGCGTGCTTGTCCCCGATCACTTTCCGGAGAGAAGGTGGCTCGGAATGTTCAATCTGGTCCCGGTTTGTCAGCGTGACAGCTTCCTCAAAAGCCCAGACGTTCACTTCGATCCCTCGTTCCAGAAGTTTTTCGACCAGACGGAGAACTGTCGTCGGTGCCTCTCGGAGATAGGATCCTGTCGAGAGAACAATCGTCACTTTCCGGACTCTGTGCGAGGGGACATCCTCTGTTTCTTCCGTCAGCATGATTTCCTCCGATCCTTCAATACCAGTAGATATTGTCAAACCCCAGGCCGATGGCGTCTGCGAGTTCGTCCATTCCTGAGAAATGAACGCCGGGTGTCAGCCGCGTGATTCCCCGGGCACGGCAGGACACATCATCCGCCAGAATTTGAATTCCGACGGATGCCAAGTCCGTCATTCGGGAGGAGAAGTGACTGTTTTCCCGCACGCACAGGACTCCGTTTTCAACCAGAAAGAGGAAGACGTTTCCCCGATTTTTTCCGAGAGACTCCGACAGATCGAAGAGAGAGTCTCCTCCTCTGTATTCGGCAATATCGCGGCTGGCAACAATGAGATAACGGGACATCAGTGTCTCCCTCTTTTATTGGTTTTTAATTTAGTAACCAAATATATCATAGGGGGATGTTTTTATGTTCGTCAAGGGAGGGGAGAATGCAAGACACAGAAGAAGAGATAAAAGACATTTTTTCTTTCATCCTGTCCGCATTTCTGAAATCGTCTGATGACGGATTGTGGAAAGACGAAGGATAGGATTCAGTGAAGAGCGCATGCATTTTTATCGGGCACACCAGTGTCGACGACCCGGTGGTTTGTTTGGGTAAGGAGGGGAATTTCAGGTCAATTCAAAAACGTGCCGGTCCGGAGGGATTACTCTTTTCCGGAAAGGACCGGTGGGATGTAAACCCTCTTCATCCCATCCGGAGCGTAGCGGTCTCCCCGGGCTACACCGCGCGGAAAAGCCTCGTCAAGATGGACAAATTCCAGGAAGGGAACGGGATGATCGAGCGTCCCGAGGATCTCGTTCAGATGGGTCCGTTTGGTCGTCCCGGGAATCGGAACGATATCCGGACCCTGGGCGAGAAGCCAGGAAAGGGCTAGTTGCAGAGGGGTGATGTTGTTGCGGGCGGCGATTTCCTGAAGTTTCCGGATGCTCTCCTGATTATGACGAAAGTTCTCCTCCTGAAACCGGGGGTTCTGTCGGCGGAAGTCTGCTTCCGAAAGTGAATCGGGTGAAATCTTTCCTGTCAGGAGACCTCTGCTGAAGGGGCTGTAGGCAACAAAGCCGATTCCCAGTTCGCGCGTGGTTCCCAGGACTTCAAGCTCCACGTCCCGTGTGAAAAGGGAGTATTCGCTCTGAAGGGCGGCCAATGGATAAACCTTGTAGGCCTTCCGGATATCGTTTGGAGAAGCTTCGCTCAGCCCATAGGCCCGGATTTTCCCTTCACGCACGAGTTCGGCCATGGCAGAAGCAGATTCTTCGACGGGGGTGGAGGGATCGATCCGGTGAAGATAGTAGAGGTCGATTGTGTCGATTCCAAGCCGGCGAAGACTTTCTTCGCAGCATTTTTTGATGTAGTCGGGTTTGCCGTTGACTCCCACGAAGCGACCGCTCGACGGATCTCTCTGGATGCCGCATTTTGTTGCAATAAAAAGGTCTTCCCGACGGTGGTCCCGAATGGCTTCCCCGAGAAGTTTCTCGTTCTCCCCCATGCCGTACATGTCCGCGGTGTCCAGAAAGGTCATCCCTTTTTCGATCGCAAGGTGAAGGGTCCGGAGGGATTCCTCGCGGTCGCTCTGTCCGTAGAATTCCGACATTCCCATTAATCCAAGGCCGATCGAGGAGACAGAAAGGCCACTTCTTCCAAGGCGACGCTTTTGCATCATCCATACTCCTTCGTCACAATTTCGGGGAATCCGATTCTTTTCGGACATCCTAGCAACAACACGTGAGCAAGGCAACGTGGAGCGTCCTGTTGATCATGGAAAATTCCCGGGGGTTTGTTATAATGCCCCAAAATTCCAGAGTCGAATTCCAATCCCTGAACCGATCCATTCAGGATCAAACGAAACCTGGACCTCCAGGACTCATCAGACCTTCGGGAGTGGACGTGAAATACCTGAGAGACCCATCCCATCCGGACCGGCTCCGGATTTTTCTCCTGCGACATGGTCACCTTGAAAACTCGGAACGGCATGTGATCAATGGCTCGACGGACGTTTCCCTCTCTCCGACAGGCCTTGTGCAGATGGAAAGATGGAAAGATCTTTTTTCGGGAAGTGTTCTGGACAGTTTTTATTCCAGCAGCCTGAGACGAACGATTGACGGGGTTCGGATTCTTTCGGAAGGCAGGGGGGTTCCGGCGCATGCCGTTTTTGGATTCCGGGAGAGGTCTTTCGGTGATTGGGAAGGAATGACGCGAGACAGAATCGAGCAACAGGATCCGGAAGGCTATAAAAAGTGGCTCGAGATGGATCCGGAATTTGCTCCCCCGAACGGAGAGAGTCTCACAATGTTCCGGGAGAGGGTTGTCGGAACGCTTGAAGGAATTCTTGAGAAATCCCTCGGAAAAAATATTCTTGTTGTCGGACACAGCGGTGTGAACCGGATTCTTCTTCTCCGGGCTTTCGGCCTTTCGCTGGATCACTATTTCGGGCTATCACAAGACTATGCCTGTCTGAATATCATCGATTTTTATCGCAATGGCCCTCCTGTCGTCCATCTTTTGAATGCTCCGCCCGACTGGACGGAACATCGGGCGATTTCTGTTCATGAATAACAGGCGCCCTGGAATCGTCGTTTCGGGCCTCCATTCAGGTTCGGGAAAAACCCTGGTGACTCTTGCCCTTCTTCAGGGGCTTGAAAAGAAGGGCTTTGCTGTTCGACCCTTCAAATGCGGCCCCGATTTTATCGATCCCCGATTTCATGAATGGATTTCCGGAAGGACAAGCGTCAATCTCGACCCCTTCTTTTTGTCGCCCGGCGAAGTTCAGGCCCTGTATGACCGTATGACAGAAGGGTTGTCGGGAGGTGTGGCCGAAGGGGTCATGGGGTTCTATGATGGTCTTGCCAAAAAGACCTCGACCTACGACCTGGCCCGGATTCTGGATCTTCCCGTTCTCCTGGCGGTGTATTCCAAAGGCATGGCGGAAACGCTGGCATCTGTTGTCAAGGGTGTGCGCGACCACCGTCCGGACACACGTCTTGTGGGAGTGATTGCCGTCCAGACCGGAAGCCCCAAACATGGAGACATTCTCGCCCGGGCTCTGGAGGAGGAGGGGCTTCCGCCCCTCCTCGGGACTCTCCCCCGTGACGAAAGCCTGAAGCTTCCCGAACGTCATCTCGGCCTTGTCGATGTCCGGGAACTGGACAGGTCGGGTCAACTTGGAAGGCTTGCCCGACAGCTGGACCATTTTTCTTCGGACTGGCATTGGGAGAAAATCGGGGGCTTCTTCGACCAATCTTCCGGTGAATCCCTTGCCGTTCGCTCCGGTCCTCCCCATTCCCTTGTCCCCGGCACCAGGCGGTCCGGAAACAAAAAGAAGCTCCGCCTGGGTGTAGCCTGGGACAGCGCTTTTCGATTCTACTACCCGGAAAACTGGTCTGCTCTGGAGAGCCGGGGGATCGAAATCGTTTCCTTCTCACCGCTCCGGGATCCCGTCCTGCCGGAAGAGCTGGACGGCATTTATCTGGGCGGAGGGTATCCCGAGCATTTTCTCGAAGAACTTTCCAAAAACACATCCTTTCTGGAAAGTGTACAAGGGTTCCATGCAAGCGGCAGATTCGTCTATGCCGAATGCGGAGGTATGCTGTATCTGACAGAGGGACCGGTGGAAAATGAACAGATTCGGTGGGCCGGTCTTTTTCCGTATCGTTTTCGAATGAACGCCCGTCTCCGCCGTCTCGGTTACGTTTCAGCGGTTCCCGTCGGGGGGGAAGGATGGTTTTCGGATTCTTCGCCGATCCGGGGGCATTTTTTTCATTACAGCGAGCTTGTCGCGAAGAACCCGGCTTCCGAAGTGCCACCGGGTTTTCTGGTGGATGGCCGTCCGGAAGGCTTCCGTTCCGGACAGGCCCTTGCCTCTTACATGCATCTCTATTTCCCGTCCAGTCCGCATTTTCTGGAGGAGTTTGTCAATCAGCTGGAGAACATTCATTCGCCAAGTCGCAACTCTTCTCACATTTAAGTGTGCTTTAGCCCTGTGAAAGACAAGACGAATCCCGGAGGGAGATTCCATGACACCCAGTGTTCTGATCATCTCGGAAAAACATCACCTGCACCTTGAAGGAGTGAAGGTACAGCTCGAAAAGCGGGGAGGATTCAAAAATGTCGCGGTCTTTGCTTTTCTGGAAGGTCGGGAAGCCTTTGGGCGCAAGCTCGGAGATCTTCTTTCCGACTCCCGTCGTCTGGCCGTCGTGACGTTTGAGGAAAATCCGGCGGCGATTCTGGAGCAGTTTGACCAATGGTACCGGGATGCCATGTTGCCGGAAGCCGACATTCGTCCAGTTTTTGGTCTTCTGGAGACACCGTCTTTTATCCGGGCCCTTTCGACGACGGTCCGTCAACAGTTTGACCCGGAACAACCACCGGAGGAACCGCCTGTCCCGGAGCCGGACAAGATCGAGGAGGAAAGCTTTCGCATTATCGATGAAGTTCTTTCGGGCTACGGATTCGAGGAGGAATGGCATCAGGTGGTCCGGCGCGCTGTTCATGCCGCTGCGGATTTCGAGGTGGCCGACCGGATGGACCATCACGTCGGAGCCATTGACACAGCTGTTCGTGCGATACATGGAGGCGCCAATATCATCGTGGACGTGCAGATGGTCGAAAGCGGAATTTCCAAGCCTCTGACGGGAAAATTCAAAACGGAAATCCGTTGTTTTGTGGGGGATGAGGACGTGGCATCCCGGGCAAAAGCGGAGGGAGTCACACGTTCAACGATCGCCATGCGCAAGGCGGTTCCCTATCTCTCCGGCAGTATCGTCGTGGTCGGGAATGCGCCGACGGCGCTGTTTGAAGTGTTGCGCCTGATCCGGAAGGAAGGCGTCCGTCCGGCCCTCGTGGTCGGAGTGCCGGTGGGATTTGTGGGAGCAGCGGAATCGAAGGAGCTTCTCTCCAGACAGGACATTGTTCCCTGGATTACGACGCGCGGTCCCAAAGGAGGTTCCACCGTGGCGGTTGCGATCATGAATGCACTTTTGCGTATTGCCGACGCACAGGAGAAACGGGGAGCCGGTTAGACTGGTTCGGGGAGGATCCTGAATTGCCGGGAAAAGATCTTCGGAACCCCCGATGAAAAATTTCGGAAAAAATGATACGATTGTCCGGATCAAGACTTTGCCTTTTTTGAATGGCTTCCCGGGGCATCATGATGAGGCAGGGGACAGACTTTCATTGCCCTTAAGGATGGCATCTTTGCTTCTCTGGCAAACGAGCCTCATGGGCGGACGGGAGACTGGACGGCTTGCTTTCGGGCAGTGTTGATTCAATGGTCAAAGAATTGGTATTTTACCTTGCCCCGTTTCAATGTTGAGGCGGGGGATGAACAGCACATGAGAATGGAGGGAGTTTATTCATGGCTAAACACGTTATTACGATGCTTCCCGGGGAAGGAACCGGGCCTGAGATTTGCGAAGCTGTCAGGGCGGTTATTGACCACAGCGGCGTGGACATTACCTGGGAATACGAAGACATCGGCCTCGATTGTCTGAAAGAGCACGGAACGCTTCTCCCTGAAAAAACCATCAAGTCCATTGCAAAGAACAAGATTGCGATCAAGGGGCCCACGACCACTCCGGTCGGAACCGGACACAAGAGTGCCAACGTGACACTCCGGAAAATGTTCGACCTTTATGCCAATGTTCGTCCTGCCAAACTGATTCCCGTCCTGAAGAGACCCTGGGACAAGATTGACATCCTGAGCTTCCGGGAAAACACGGAAGACTCCTATGCTGCGATCGAGCATATGGTGTCGAATGAAGTGGCCCAGTGCCTGAAGGTCATCACCTGGCCGGGATCGGTCCGTATTGCCGAGTTTGCGTTCAAGTGGGCGAAAGCCAACGGCCGGAAGAAGATCCAGTGCGTGCACAAGGCCAACATCATGAAGATGACCGATGGTCTTTTCCTGGAAGCCTTCCGGGAAGTCGCAAAGAAATATCCCGAGATTGAATCCGGGGATATCATCGTTGACAACTGCTCCATGCAGCTTGTCCGGAATCCTGGCCAGTTCGACTGCCTCGTGCTTCCGAACCTTTACGGCGATATTCTCTCAGACCTGTGCGCAGGTTTGGTGGGTGGTCTCGGATTTGCCCCTGGTGCCAACATCGGTGACAACTGCGCCATCTTCGAAGCGGTTCATGGATCGGCTCCGAAATATGCCGGCATGAAAAAAGTCAATCCTTCTGCGGTTCTTCTTTCCGGCGTCATGATGTTGAAATGGCTGGGCGAGAACAAGGCGGCCGAGCGGATTGAAAAGGGCGTCGACAAGGTTCTGGCCGAAGGCAAGCATCTGACCTACGATGCGGGTGGAACAGCGTCGACCGACGAATATGCGCAGGCGATCATTCGCGCAATGGACACTCTTTAATCTAACAGGACCGATTGACGGTATCGGGAAGGAGATTTCCTCAATGTCTACGATGACTGCTACTTCAGGACGGGCAAAACGTCCGCAGAAGCCGATTACGCTGGTTGGCGTGGATGTCTATGTGATTACAGAAGACGGGATCCCGAAATTTGATGAGTATGGTCCCTTCAAGATTGAATTTATTTCCAATCGCGGGACGAAAGTATGGCCGGGTTATGTAAGCCCCGACCTCATGCTTGTCAACTGGTATCGTTGCCGTTTCACGGCGACCCGTCCCGTGACGGACAAAGATGTTGACGCGTTTGTCGGAGAACTTGGCAAGAAGCACCTGTGGTCCGCTGTCCAGAAGCTCTGGAACTACGGAGACGAAGCCGGATTCAGCAAGGCGTACTAATCGGATCCCTGGCTTGTGAAATGAAAAAGAGGGAGGAGCGTTTCCTCCCTCTTTTTTTGTGGGTTTCCTTTCTTTGTCGTGACTTTTTCCCCTGTTGCACACCCCTCTCGTACGATTTTCTGCCGTATAAAACGCCTGCTTGTCTTTTTTAATCAAGGTTGTTCAAAAAATATTTTTTCGATTTTAATAACGATGTTCCAGAAGAGAGTTTTTTCCGTTCTTGTTGTCGGGTGATGTTCGGAAACACGTCTTTTTAGGGGATTTCGATTTTTGACCTCAAAGAGGGGAGGGCAGGAAAAATGGAAAAAACAGAAACCGCGTGACGTTTGCTTTTTCTTTTCGAAAGTTCATTTGTCTTGAGCCGAGCGGAAAAGAGAAGACGGGTGTAAATACTGACAGATATTCCGAAAGGTTGACCGGATGTTCCCATATTGGTGCCGAGGGGCAGAATCGAACTGCCGACACGAGGCTTTTCAGGCCATAACGTAAGAATTTCGGAAGCAAGGCAGGCAAGCCAAAAAATAGAACTTTCCATTGGTATGACTGGAAAAAATGCACGAAAATAGTATTCACTTTCATCTCGAAATATTTCAAAAAAAAATTTCTCAGGGTGACAAGCGGGTGACAAAATTATGGAATGTCACTTTTTATGCATATCATTTATTGAAGCCGTTTTGCGAGTTTTTTTCGTAAATTTCGTTTATAAAATTTTATATCGAAATATTTTCTGGTCTTGGTCAACTCCCCCCGTCCGTTTCTGTCTCTTCCCTGGTCAACAGCCTCAAGGGGGTTTCGAGCCGCATGATTCGGAAAAAATCCTTTCCGGGCATTCGCAAGAAACTCTGGGGAGGGCATCTCTGGTCCCCCTCCTGTTTCGCCGAAAGCTGCGGAGGAGCCCACATTTCCGTTATTCGCCAAATACATCGAACAGCAACCCCCCCCCATTAAAAGCCACTACAGGGACGGCTCTGTCGTCCGCGCTATCCTTCCCCGCCGTGAACGGCAAGGTTTGTCGCGCGAATTAATCAAACCGGACGAGAAGGTGGGAGACTCCAGAAAATTCGCCAAATATCTCCCATTTTGGGCATGATCTTATTTAAGAGATTGCCTTAAAACATGAAGGCTCAATTTCCAGGTTATTGAAAAACAAAACTATTATTATTTAAGCGTTTGTTTTTAATATAGGTATCGGATAGGTATCGTGTATATCAACGGTATGTATCTGGTAGGTATGACGGATGTATCCGATATCTATAGTGTGACAACGGAAATCCCATTGATCGATCAGGAAGATTCAGGCTTGTTCATTATGGAAACTGTCTGAAGATTGGGGGATGGCCTTCCGATATGGTATCCCTGTCCATACCCGATCCCCTCTTTGTTGGCCATCGAAAGAATGTTGAGATTTTCGATATGTTCCCCGATCACGCGGATACCCATTTCTTTTCCAAGAGTCACGATGCTCCGGACAATGGCCCCGTCCACAGAATTCCCGTTTCCAGCTCCCGTGACAAAAGACCCGTCAATTTTCAGAAAATCAATAGGAAACATTCTAAGGTAAGAAAGAGATGCATATCCGGAACCGAAATCGTCGACAGCAAAACGGAACCCTTCCGATTTCAGGTTCTTGAGGAAGGCATCCATCATACTCAGGTTTCGGACGGCATCCCGCTCCACAATTTCGAACACGATGTCCGTGGGGGAAACGCCTGTTTTCCGGACGATGCTTCTGACCGTGTTTAGAAAATCAGGAACGAAGAGAACCTTGGGAGACATATTGACGAAAAGCAATCCGTGAAAATTATTTTCAATTTTGGCTTGAAACGCCTTTTCCATGACGATGTAGTCAAGTTTCACGATCAGACCGGAGTCCTCGGCAACATCGACAAATTTGGCGGCGGGAATGAAGCCGTGACCATCTTCCTCCGGAATACGGGAAAGGACTTCGCATCCCAGAACTTGGCCGTTTGCGAGATTCTGGATGGGCTGAAAGAAGGGGACAGGCTTTTTGTCGTGAATGGACCTCACGATCCAGAGACGTTTTTGGGTGGATGTCTGGAAAGCGTCCTGAACATCGCTCCATGTGGGGACGATGACAGCGTCTTTTCCACCCTTCTTGGCTTGGTACATGGCATGATCGGCAACGCGGAAGATATCCCGTGATTCCCTTCCATGATGCGGCCAAGTCGCAACACCGATTGACACGGATGAGGAGACAGGCGTGCGGTCTTCCGCGTAAAGAGGGGATCGAACAGCATCCCGAATGTCTTCCGCTTTTTTACGAACAATCTCTGTGTCTTCTCCTGGAAGGATGACACTGAATTCGTCTCCTCCGAACCGGCACAGGATATCTCCGGAAGAGCAGACGCCACTGAGAATTTCCGTAACATGGAGAAGAAACCGGTCCCCGAAAGCGTGTCCGAAGCGGTCGTTGATCTGTTTGAAGTCATCGATGTCAATGAAGAGAATGGAGCAAACATCTCCACGGGACCCGGCCCGGGCGATTTCGTCCTCAAGAAAGTCCCAGAAGACACGCTGATTATAAAGACAGGTCAACGGGTCACGGACCGCATGATATTCCATTTTTCGCGTGTAATCCGAAATGGCCTTTGCGGACCCGAGCGCGTTCAGCGTGCTAGGGAGAATGCTGTCGGTAACGATGCGGACGGCGGGATCCTTTTTATCGGAAGGAAGAATGCCAATACCAAGGATTCCACCGACTTTTGGGGTATCGAGAAACAGGGTTCTTGAAAAAAGGAAAAAATCCAGAAAAGATCTGGATAGATGATGAGAATGCCTGGTTTGGTTTTGAAAAACGTGTTCGAAGTGAAGGTCTGAAAGGTATCTTTCTCCGCCGACAGAAAAAAGATTTCTATGGACAACCCTTTCCAGTTTCTCCTGTTCGTCGGAGGATGGGGTGTAGGACCAAAAGACATTCACGGAACAGGAACCTTCTGCTGTCGTAAAAACCGAGAACAGGCAATCCATCGGCAAGATTTCGGACATCGACAGGAAGATGTCCTTCATGTAATCGTTCCATCTCTGAATGACGTTCGACGTAATGACGAGGTTACTGACTATGGCGAGTTCACTGTGAAGAATGGCTGTGGACTGACTCTCCCGCCTCTGCCAGAAGACCCATCCGGCCACGAAAAAAATCATGGAGGTGCCGAGAGCCCAGAAAAGGTGCGTTCGTGTCTGGATAATGGAAGACATCTCCAAGCTGTCCCGATCGAGATTTTTTTCCGCCTGTCTCAGGAGCCTAAGGGAAAAACCAACCATTTCACTGGTAATGGCATAGGTGCCAATCTTTCCGGCATATCGGCGACTGGAGGATAGAAGCCGCTTGATGCGAAAAAGTTCTTTCCTCTCGTTCCCTGACAAGGAGGGGGAGGTGTTTTCGAAAAAGGAAAGGGCTGTTTCCGCCTGGATCCGATATCCGTTCAGAAGACCGTTCTCGACTCCCGGAGTCGTGGGGAAGGAATGATGATTGCGACTCAGCATGGAAACGGAAATGAGAAAGGATTCTATCTGGGAAATCTGGTCGTGAATCCGATGCTGTTTTTCCAGTATGTCGTTTTCTTTTTCCTGAAAATAGAAAAAGGAAGAAAGGAAAAAGAGACAGAAGACAACTCCCAAAAAAGTCGGCGGCAGCCATACACGCAAATTTTTACGGAAATTCATTGCCGGAATCCATTTCTGACGTAAGCGCAGGCAGAAAAAAAGATCCGTGCTTTTCCCCGATACATCTTCCCTAAGGAATAAATTCCGGCAACAACCAGAGCCACGGCTCCGGTAAGAAGTTCGTATATCGAGAAAAAGACGAGAGTCAGAAACGGGCCCAAAATCCATGTTCCAAAAAGAAGTGTTGTCCAGCCAAAAAGAAAGGTTGCACTTAACCCGACCTTCAATTGAACGAGGGATCCTGCGGTTTGCGGATCGAGAAGAGTCCCGACGTGTTGCGCCAATGTTGTCAGCGAAGAGATCAGGGCATTGGATGAGTCCGGAAGAAGGACTGATGCCGGCCCGGCCGGCCACCCGTACACCAGATATTTGTTATGCAAGGATCCGGCATGAAGAAGCGTCAAAGAAAATAGCAGCCCAACCAGAACGGAAACGATGTAGAAGATTCCGTAGGTATGCGTCCAGCCAAGCGCAGACATAATGTATCTGCGTATAGCCCTGGCGATGGAAGCGGTGAGAACCAGTGAGAGAATAACGCTAAAAATTGTCGATATATCCTTCCAGGACGCCAATGTATTCGAGACAAGATTCTGTGTTGACATCGGATGTTCCTCCCTTCAAGAGATTTGGAGATGACATGTGGAAAAAGGACTCAGATTTCCGACCTGGAAGAGATCTCTTCTTCCTTTTTCTGTTTGCCGGTGTCGAGTCCTTTTTTCTTGATCGCCTGGAAGGATCGGTCCTTGTCCAGAAAATTCTTCAGCATCATTGCCACCAGTTCTTTCGGCGTCACATTCGAACCGTATTCCTTGTTGTAGGCATCGCAGTACAGGAGGATGTCTCCGGCCAGGTCTCCCGTCAGCGTCAGGCTGACCTTTTTTTCCGGAAGAACGCTTTTGGGTGACAGGCGAAGATTCAATGGCATGACAGGACTCCTTGTTTTTTAGGTTATTCGGTTTTGTCGGGATGATAGGCGCTGGCGAAAAACATGGTTTTGCTGACGTACACGTTGCACTGATACCCAGGACGGACGCGAAGGGTCGGCTGGATGTTCATCTGGTTCTGAATCATCTGGGATCCCACCATTCCCATATTTTGGCCGACGGCACCCTGGGCGACCGAAGCTTCGCTCGGAGCGGTCAGCGCGGAACCGGCGTTGGACGGAATGGACATTTCGCTGGCGGCCGTAAAGAAGGACAGGATGATCGCCGCCCCGAATATCCGCATATAGTGGTTGTCGACGATATCGTGGAATCCTGCCTGTCCGGTCGAATCGAGACCTTCCATGCCGCGCAGATTGATCGTCGTCTTGTTCGGAAACTGGATCTCGTCCCACGCGACAAGAATGCGTGTCTGCCCCATGGAGACGTTTGAGGAATAGTGCCCCGTCAGGCGGCTGTTCGCCGGGATCAAGATCTCTCCCTCGTGTCCGGGAACATCGTTGAAGACATTGGACGTCACGCGGGCGTAGACCGGGCCCGGAAGATCCGTATCGAGCTTCGTCAGCATGACGGCCGGAATAATGGATCCGGCGGCGATCTCGAAATCCGAAAGTCTTTTTTTCGGGGTGGATTTCAGGTACCCGTTGAAGTCGCTCTTTCTTGCCTGTGCCAGAAATTTTTCTTTCCCTTTCTGGTCGTTCGTGTCGCCGTAGGACATTCCGGATTGACCGGGCATGGCCCCGGATGGAATTTCAGGTTGTCCCTGCGTTGCGCCAGGAAATCCTGCCGGAAAAGGTGAAGGCGGAGGCGGAGGTTGGGACACGCTTCCTCCGAAGGAGGATGTTCCGGCAGAGGCGGAGGAGTGGTGTAATCCGCTCAGATAGGGGTTTGTTTCTGGCGTGTATCCGGTTCCCGGGGGAGACCCGGGATAGGCTCCGGCTCCTCCAGAGGCCGCGTTCTGACCGTCGTAGGCGAGAATCGGTGAATCCTCCGGGGATTGACCGCCATAAGCTTGTCCGCCGGGACCCGGACGACCTCCGTATCCACCCATCGATCTGGATTGAGGGGAGCCTGGAAGACGATGTTGTCCACTGTTTCCGGGTGAGGTTTGTTGTTGTCCGCCTACACTCCTATGGTTCTGAGGGTGCGAAAGGTCCGGGATGGATTTCCCGACACTCGACCTTTGTGTTGGAATTTTCCGGATAACCTGAATGGCGGCCCGTTCGTTCTCGTCCGGTCCTGTGATCTGGGACTGCTGCTGGTCGGAAACATTCTGTCCGGCCGTCTTTTTCTTCAGGACCGGCTGGCTGATTCCGTGAATGATCATGAACAGTCCGAATCCGACAAGGACAGCGCCGATAATAAGGGCTTTCCGCGATAGGAAACGTCCTTTTCCGGGAATCGCTTTTTCAATGACAGTAGAGTAGTTTGTATTTTCCGGGGTTTGTTCATCGGCCATGATCGCCTCCTGTCTCCGGAATCTGGTCCCATTGAAAGGTTTGTCCATTTGTCTGTTTTTGATTTTTTCCGGAGAGGGTTTCCTTGCCTGCATCCGAATCCGAAGTCGGATGCACATGGGGTGGCGGCGGCGGGGGTGCCGGCTGTTTGACCGAAACAGACGAAGGAGGCACCGCCCCGGAAAGATTGTTGGCGTTTTTCGTTGCCGAAAGATCTTGCATGGGTGCCATAATGGGAGACTCCCGGGCGGCAGGATTGTCTCCGGAAACGGGATTGACCGGGATCATCGGACCCGGATCTGGCAATAGGACCGGGGATTGAGAATACCGCATCGGATATTTCGATCCGTCGGAGCGAAGAACGGCTGCCGAAATCGTGTCGAGCTTTTTCCCGATGGAGTGTTCATTCCAGAAAACGGCGAACACGAATCCCGAAGCGGCTCCGACAATATAAACGGCTGCCGTCCAGGACATGATCACGAGATGCACGTTGTCCTTCCGCGAAGTCATTTTGGGTAACGGGTTCTTTCCTGCGGGACACCCGTTATCGGTTTCTTGCGACATCAGACTTCCTCCCGACTTCATCACCATTCGAACCAGCCCCTGTCCTTGCGAATTCGACTGATCAAGACGCGCTTTCTGTCGGACCCGACACCGAAAAGAAGGACCCCTCGATC encodes:
- a CDS encoding isocitrate/isopropylmalate dehydrogenase family protein, which encodes MAKHVITMLPGEGTGPEICEAVRAVIDHSGVDITWEYEDIGLDCLKEHGTLLPEKTIKSIAKNKIAIKGPTTTPVGTGHKSANVTLRKMFDLYANVRPAKLIPVLKRPWDKIDILSFRENTEDSYAAIEHMVSNEVAQCLKVITWPGSVRIAEFAFKWAKANGRKKIQCVHKANIMKMTDGLFLEAFREVAKKYPEIESGDIIVDNCSMQLVRNPGQFDCLVLPNLYGDILSDLCAGLVGGLGFAPGANIGDNCAIFEAVHGSAPKYAGMKKVNPSAVLLSGVMMLKWLGENKAAERIEKGVDKVLAEGKHLTYDAGGTASTDEYAQAIIRAMDTL
- a CDS encoding putative bifunctional diguanylate cyclase/phosphodiesterase; the protein is MNFRKNLRVWLPPTFLGVVFCLFFLSSFFYFQEKENDILEKQHRIHDQISQIESFLISVSMLSRNHHSFPTTPGVENGLLNGYRIQAETALSFFENTSPSLSGNERKELFRIKRLLSSSRRYAGKIGTYAITSEMVGFSLRLLRQAEKNLDRDSLEMSSIIQTRTHLFWALGTSMIFFVAGWVFWQRRESQSTAILHSELAIVSNLVITSNVIQRWNDYMKDIFLSMSEILPMDCLFSVFTTAEGSCSVNVFWSYTPSSDEQEKLERVVHRNLFSVGGERYLSDLHFEHVFQNQTRHSHHLSRSFLDFFLFSRTLFLDTPKVGGILGIGILPSDKKDPAVRIVTDSILPSTLNALGSAKAISDYTRKMEYHAVRDPLTCLYNQRVFWDFLEDEIARAGSRGDVCSILFIDIDDFKQINDRFGHAFGDRFLLHVTEILSGVCSSGDILCRFGGDEFSVILPGEDTEIVRKKAEDIRDAVRSPLYAEDRTPVSSSVSIGVATWPHHGRESRDIFRVADHAMYQAKKGGKDAVIVPTWSDVQDAFQTSTQKRLWIVRSIHDKKPVPFFQPIQNLANGQVLGCEVLSRIPEEDGHGFIPAAKFVDVAEDSGLIVKLDYIVMEKAFQAKIENNFHGLLFVNMSPKVLFVPDFLNTVRSIVRKTGVSPTDIVFEIVERDAVRNLSMMDAFLKNLKSEGFRFAVDDFGSGYASLSYLRMFPIDFLKIDGSFVTGAGNGNSVDGAIVRSIVTLGKEMGIRVIGEHIENLNILSMANKEGIGYGQGYHIGRPSPNLQTVSIMNKPESS
- a CDS encoding DUF2274 domain-containing protein gives rise to the protein MPLNLRLSPKSVLPEKKVSLTLTGDLAGDILLYCDAYNKEYGSNVTPKELVAMMLKNFLDKDRSFQAIKKKGLDTGKQKKEEEISSRSEI
- a CDS encoding TrbI/VirB10 family protein, with protein sequence MADEQTPENTNYSTVIEKAIPGKGRFLSRKALIIGAVLVGFGLFMIIHGISQPVLKKKTAGQNVSDQQQSQITGPDENERAAIQVIRKIPTQRSSVGKSIPDLSHPQNHRSVGGQQQTSPGNSGQHRLPGSPQSRSMGGYGGRPGPGGQAYGGQSPEDSPILAYDGQNAASGGAGAYPGSPPGTGYTPETNPYLSGLHHSSASAGTSSFGGSVSQPPPPPSPFPAGFPGATQGQPEIPSGAMPGQSGMSYGDTNDQKGKEKFLAQARKSDFNGYLKSTPKKRLSDFEIAAGSIIPAVMLTKLDTDLPGPVYARVTSNVFNDVPGHEGEILIPANSRLTGHYSSNVSMGQTRILVAWDEIQFPNKTTINLRGMEGLDSTGQAGFHDIVDNHYMRIFGAAIILSFFTAASEMSIPSNAGSALTAPSEASVAQGAVGQNMGMVGSQMIQNQMNIQPTLRVRPGYQCNVYVSKTMFFASAYHPDKTE